The DNA sequence TTCACTTCTGGTATGCAAGATGGAAAGCGGAGACTTTTTGTTATTTCTGCCGGTAACAATTTAGATATTCGTCCTGACCAAGACTACTGGGATCAAGTAAATCTCGCGCAGATAGAAGATCCAGCTCAAGCATGGAATGCTATTACCGTTGGGGCATATACAGAAATGACAACAAATGATGATCCCTATTTTGAAGGTTGGTCGCCGTTTGCGATGGAGGGAGATGTTGCTCCATCAAGTCGTTCTTCAGTGAATTGGGCATGGAGAAGGCAAGCACCATTTAAACCTGATGTTGTTGCTGAAGGTGGAAATCGGCTTTTGTCACCAGATAGGACGGAAGTTAGTAATGAAGATACGGTTGGATTATTAACAACATCAGGAAGAACCACAGGTCAGGTTTTTGAGCGGGGAAGTGATACAAGCGCTGCATGTGCTTTAGTTTCTCGGTGTGCGGCCCAGTTAACAGCCGAATATCCAGAATTTTGGCCTGAAACTATCCGAGGCTTAATAATCCATTCTGCGGAGTGGACTCCACGAATGATGGAGCGATTTGGGCTACTAAGTGCTGTGCATAGTCCTAAAGTGGCAAAAGAAACCTTGCTACGTACGGTTGGATATGGTGTTACAAATATTGATAAAGCTAGATACAGTGCAGATCATGCACTTACTTTGATCGCTGAGGGGGAGATTCAGCCATTTATAAAACCTCAAAATGCTAGTGCATCATCCGATCCTAAATTAAATCAAATGAAGCTTTATCAGTTACCTTGGCCTTTGACTGAGCTGCAAAACTTACCGCCAGAGTTAGAGGTTAAATTAAAAGTTACGTTATCGTATTTCATAGAGCCTAACCCCGGAAGACGAGGTTATCGTACAAGATATAGCTATCAATCTCATGGTTTAAGGTTTGAAACAATCAGACCAGGGCAGTCACTAGAGAACTTCCGTGCTTACATTAATGGTTTAGCAAATATGGATGATTATGATGGGCCAGAGGGTGATAGTGATGGGTGGTTCTTAGGAGATCAATTGAGAACAAGAGGCTCAGTTCATTCAGATGAATGGACTGGTAGTGCTCAAGATCTAGCTGACATGCACACCATAGCTGTTTTTCCTGTAGGCGGATGGTGGAAGTATAAAACTGCGGAAGAACGGTGGGAAAATAGAGTGCGGTTTAGCCTTCTTGTTAGTATCGAAGTTCCGGATGAAAATGTTGATATTTACTCTGTAATAGAAAATCAGATTCAAGTAGCAATAGAAAATCAGGTTGAAATAGAAATTACAACTTGAAGATTTGCATCAAAAAGCAATCAAAAAAGCGGGTTTCAATAATGATCCCTGAATCGCCATCCATTTCCTAGACACCTTTCGAGTTAGGATTACGCTTGTTTACTGATACCTTCATCTCCGCTCCTTTTTGCTCCCATTACTCCAAAATTCTAACCTGGGAGTAAATAGGGATCAATTTTTAGCAAAGCGGAGCAAAAGCATGTGAAATGCAGCAAAACCGCTTCGCAACAAAAAGTGAATAATTGCCTTTAAAAACAATTGCTTATTTTGATTTGTTTTGAAGGGTTTTACCACGTTTCTCTGATTGATGAGCTACTTCACTTCCCGATACAGAATGAACTGAAGATCTTGCCGAGAAGATCGTCTGAGGTGAACTTTCCGGTGATTTCCGAGAGTGCTAGTTGACACATGCGCAGCTCTTCTGCCAGGAGCTCACCCGCTTGATAGACCTCTAACTGTTCCTGACCCAGTGCCAGATGACTGCTGGCGAGCTCTAATGCTTCTAAGTGACGACGACGAGCCAGGAAACCGCCCTCTAGGTTGCTCTGATAGCCCATTAGGGACTTAAGGTGCGCCTTGAGTTCATCCACGCCCGAGCCTGTCTTGGCAGACAGACGGAATACTTTGTGGCCCTGCTCGTCGGTGGCGTCTAACGACTCACCGGTCAGATCGGCCTTGTTGCGCACCACTGTCACCCCAAGGTTTTTGGGTAGGCGATCGATAAAGTCTGGCCAGATGTCATGGGGATCGACGGCGTCCGTGGTGGTGCCATCCACCATGAAGAGCACTTGATCGGCAGTCTCTATCTCGGCCCAAGCGCGCTCTATCCCTATCTGCTCTACCGTGTCTGTGGTGTCGCGCAGGCCGGCCGTGTCTATGATGTGTAGTGGCATGCCGTCGAGATGGATATGTTCTCGCAGCACGTCTCGGGTGGTGCCGGCGATTTCGGTAACGATAGCCGACTCTTTACCCGCGAGAGCGTTGAGCAGGCTGGACTTGCCCGCGTTGGGACGACCGGCGATCACCACCTTCATCCCTTCGCGTATGATGGCGCCCTGCTTGGCACTGGACTGCACCGAATCGAGCTTGGTGATGATCTTGCCAAGTGAAGCGGCAATCTTACCGTCGGAGAGAAAGTCCACCTCCTCGTCGGGAAAGTCTATCGCGGCTTCCACGTAGAGACGCAGGTTGGTGACCTGATCCACCAGCTCGTGGACCTGAGTGGAGAACTCACCCTGTAGCGAGTTGAGCGCGCTCTTGGCCGCCTGTTCACTGGTGGCATCGATCAGATCGGCTATCGCCTCGGCCTGGGTCAGATCCAGCTTGTCGTTCATGAAGGCCTGCTCGCTGAATTCGCCAGGCTTGGCGATACGCACGCCATCGACATCCATGACACGCTTGATCAGCATATCCAGCACTACCTGGCCACCGTGGCCCTGCAGCTCGAGCACATCTTCGCCGGTGAAGGAGTTAGGGCCCTTGAAGTAGAGGGCGATGCCTTGGTCGATCACCGCGCCATCGGCGGCCTTGAAATCACAGTAGTCGGCATAACGTACTTTAGGCAGATGCCCGAGTACCGCCATGGCTACGTCGCTGGCCTTGTCGCCAGAGACCCTGATGATACCTACGCCGCCGCGGCCTGGTGCGGTTGCTTGTGCCACGATAGTATCTGTCGTCATTACTGTGTTTCCTGCGCTGATGGAGTGAAAGCTGTCTTCATTAAAAAGCAAAAAGCGGTCAATACTGAGTATCCGACCGCTTTTTCATTAGTTGGAGCTAGAGGTTATTTTAACCCTTTTTTCTCCAAACCGGCATAGATGATCTTCTGCTGGGTGATGGCCACCAAGTTACCGACCAACCAGTAAAGTACCAGACCCGCTGGGAACCAGAGGAAGAAGACGGTAAAGATAACTGGCATCCACTGCATCATCTTCTGTTGCATAGGATCCATGGTCGGAGCCATCGGCTGCATCTTCTGCATCAGGAACATAGATACACCCATCAGCAGCGGCAGTACATAGTATGGATCTTGTACCGAAAGGTCGGTGATCCATAGCATGAATGGCGCGTGACGCAGCTCGTAGCTTTCCAGCAGTACCCAGTAGAGGGCGATGAAGATAGGCATCTGTAGCAAGATAGGCAGACAGCCACCCATAGGGTTCACTTTCTCTTTCTTGTACAGTTCCATCATGGCCTGACCCATCTTCTGACGGTCATCGCCGAAGCGTTCTTTCATGTCCTGCAGTTTAGGTTGCAGGTTACGCATCTTGGCCATAGAGGTGTATTGCGCCTTAGTCAGCGGGTACAACATACCACGTACGGTCAGCGTAATTAGGATAATCGCCACACCCCAGTTACCCACGAATGATTGATAGAACATCAACAACCAGTGGATTGGGATTGCCAGCCACCATAGGAAGCCGTAATCAACTACCAGATTCAGCGATTCAGAGATGGCCGATAGGGCCTCTTGATCCTTAGGACCCACGTAGAACTGGGCACTGATAGTCTGCTGTGTACCAGGTGCGACATCATAGACGGCACCACGGAAACCGATATTGGCCAGGCCGCCGGCGCTTACGCTAGAGAAGATGGTGTTTTGATCGTTAGCTGGTGGTACCCAGGCTGATACGAAGTAGTGTTGCAGCATGGCTGCCCAACCACCTAGGGTCTTCTTGTCTAGGTTCTTGTCGGCCATATCTTCGAAGCTGTACTTCTCGTAGCGGGTATCTGCTGTCGAGAAGGCGGCGCCGCGATAGGTCGGCATCATCATGCTGCTTTCGCTTTTCTTGATGCTGTGCTTGATCTGACCATACATCTGCACCTGTAGCTGCTCGGCTGAGGTGTTGTTGATGCGATATTCAACACCGACGTCGAACTTGCCTCTGTGCAGGGTGAACACCTTAGTGTAGGTCACGCCATTGTCGGCAACATAGGTCAGTGGGATCTCCAGGGTATCCTGGCCATCGGCTAGGGTATAGGCCTGTGACTGGCTGCTAAAGTGGGCACGGCCCTTAGTGCTGCTGTCGATGCCGTTACGGCCGATCAGACCACTCTGAGAGATGTAGTAGATATCTTTGGTTTGCTGCAGCAGGACGAAAGGTTCTTCCTTGTCTTGCTCCAGTTTATGACCCACCAGCGCAGAGTAGACGATATCGCCACCCACTGGGTTAATTTTCAGGGTCAGTTGGTCTGTCGTGACGCTAATGAGTTCTTTAGAGGCGGCTACTGCTTCTGGAAGAGCAGCGTCGGCATCGGGAACGTCAGCACTGTGCGCATCTGTGACGGTTGAAGCTACAACTGAAGATTCAGTGGCAACCGGTTGCGGATTTTTGTCTGTTTGCCATTGCTGCCACAGCAAAAAGCTGACAAAAAGCAGACCGATGAGCAATATATTGCGTTGAGATTCCATAGCCTATTTATTACACCTGTTATTTTTTGGAGGGACGGGATCTTCACCGCCCGGATGTAAAGGGTGACATTTTAATACGCGTTTCCCTGCAAACCAACTCCCTTT is a window from the Shewanella loihica PV-4 genome containing:
- a CDS encoding S8 family peptidase → MVSKRKHLDVASFFIEENFKSKRTGRNPGVPGRNRNQHGSHLRGQYQNLIDAYDQKREHEVDTITDDSGIYVEIISVDGCKLPLDSLDNRDFKLCSCQMQENKEFALVFIPEDRRDTFLKKIQQYLDPQKDGKPNKDGVSFPRNHALIDSISEIRLASLESFWTDPPELFPTDRDNDVWWELWLKKNAIDGVENIAASLAERVNGRLGNTSISFFNSFVVLIKSSVRNLEKAPELISNLEEIRKAKDTPVPILSSSPKEQQEWLQSISDRVSFSENITTSVSILDTGVNYNNMLLSKVCCDDFAVSWDPDWPKYDQYQPLTPFNEHGSLQAGLAAFGNLMDVVLKNSAIQLSHVIESARILPPQGNNDPLLYGAITVGTAYKLEVDRPDLNRVYSLAVTSDHERESGRPSSWSAEIDQFTSGMQDGKRRLFVISAGNNLDIRPDQDYWDQVNLAQIEDPAQAWNAITVGAYTEMTTNDDPYFEGWSPFAMEGDVAPSSRSSVNWAWRRQAPFKPDVVAEGGNRLLSPDRTEVSNEDTVGLLTTSGRTTGQVFERGSDTSAACALVSRCAAQLTAEYPEFWPETIRGLIIHSAEWTPRMMERFGLLSAVHSPKVAKETLLRTVGYGVTNIDKARYSADHALTLIAEGEIQPFIKPQNASASSDPKLNQMKLYQLPWPLTELQNLPPELEVKLKVTLSYFIEPNPGRRGYRTRYSYQSHGLRFETIRPGQSLENFRAYINGLANMDDYDGPEGDSDGWFLGDQLRTRGSVHSDEWTGSAQDLADMHTIAVFPVGGWWKYKTAEERWENRVRFSLLVSIEVPDENVDIYSVIENQIQVAIENQVEIEITT
- the mnmE gene encoding tRNA uridine-5-carboxymethylaminomethyl(34) synthesis GTPase MnmE, coding for MTTDTIVAQATAPGRGGVGIIRVSGDKASDVAMAVLGHLPKVRYADYCDFKAADGAVIDQGIALYFKGPNSFTGEDVLELQGHGGQVVLDMLIKRVMDVDGVRIAKPGEFSEQAFMNDKLDLTQAEAIADLIDATSEQAAKSALNSLQGEFSTQVHELVDQVTNLRLYVEAAIDFPDEEVDFLSDGKIAASLGKIITKLDSVQSSAKQGAIIREGMKVVIAGRPNAGKSSLLNALAGKESAIVTEIAGTTRDVLREHIHLDGMPLHIIDTAGLRDTTDTVEQIGIERAWAEIETADQVLFMVDGTTTDAVDPHDIWPDFIDRLPKNLGVTVVRNKADLTGESLDATDEQGHKVFRLSAKTGSGVDELKAHLKSLMGYQSNLEGGFLARRRHLEALELASSHLALGQEQLEVYQAGELLAEELRMCQLALSEITGKFTSDDLLGKIFSSFCIGK
- the yidC gene encoding membrane protein insertase YidC, whose amino-acid sequence is MESQRNILLIGLLFVSFLLWQQWQTDKNPQPVATESSVVASTVTDAHSADVPDADAALPEAVAASKELISVTTDQLTLKINPVGGDIVYSALVGHKLEQDKEEPFVLLQQTKDIYYISQSGLIGRNGIDSSTKGRAHFSSQSQAYTLADGQDTLEIPLTYVADNGVTYTKVFTLHRGKFDVGVEYRINNTSAEQLQVQMYGQIKHSIKKSESSMMMPTYRGAAFSTADTRYEKYSFEDMADKNLDKKTLGGWAAMLQHYFVSAWVPPANDQNTIFSSVSAGGLANIGFRGAVYDVAPGTQQTISAQFYVGPKDQEALSAISESLNLVVDYGFLWWLAIPIHWLLMFYQSFVGNWGVAIILITLTVRGMLYPLTKAQYTSMAKMRNLQPKLQDMKERFGDDRQKMGQAMMELYKKEKVNPMGGCLPILLQMPIFIALYWVLLESYELRHAPFMLWITDLSVQDPYYVLPLLMGVSMFLMQKMQPMAPTMDPMQQKMMQWMPVIFTVFFLWFPAGLVLYWLVGNLVAITQQKIIYAGLEKKGLK